The Oncorhynchus tshawytscha isolate Ot180627B linkage group LG32, Otsh_v2.0, whole genome shotgun sequence genome includes a region encoding these proteins:
- the LOC112245061 gene encoding zinc finger protein OZF-like — translation MSSLSYSPAEEDMACWTEKEALVKEEAEEKDVTIQKQVEGEVVTVKEEEDAFRVKEEEDVTVKEKEEDGVFRVEDEVKEDEDVFGMKDEDGEITVTLEEDEEEKTGELINTSKYRERRDNRGSFVEPQHDANEAEKSLSASEQLKKHQQRPTGKKSHCCSDCGKILNSSVKLKIHQRIHTGEKPFGCTQCGNSFFRLQTLKSHQRIHTGEKPYSCDQCGKSFTQLNSLIVHQRTHTGEKSYSCSQCGKSFSTSSYLTIHQRTHTGEKPYSCNQCRKSFTQLNSLIVHKRTHTGEKPFGCDQCGKSFGTSGCLNTHQRTHTGEKPYTCDQCGKSFGTSGSLNTHRRTHTGEKSYSCIQCGKSFTQLNSLIVHQRTHTGEKPYSCEQCGKGFTTSSQLTLHQRIHTGEKPYSCEQCGKSFTTSSQLTIHQRTHTGHTLYSCTQCGKSFSTSSYLTIHQRTHTGEKPFSCNQCGRNFTWLNSLVSHQRTHTGEKPHSCNQCGKRYSDKRSLTKHQKIHVVVS, via the exons atgagttcactaagctactctcctgCTGAAGAAGATATGGCCTGCTGGACGGAGAAGGAAGCTCTCGTCAAAGAGGAGGCGGAAGAGAAAGatgttacaatacaaaaacaagtagagggtgaggttgttaccgtgaaagaagaggaagacgccttcagagtgaaagaggaggaagatgttACTGTAAAAGAAAAGGAGGAAGATGGAGTTTTTAGAGTGGAGGATGAAGTGAAAGAAGATGAAGACGTTTTTGGAATGAAGGATGAAGATggggagattactgtcacattagaggaggacgaagaagagaagactggagaactgattaacaccagtaaatacc gagagagacgggacaATCGTGGATCCTTTGTGGAGCCTCAACATGATGCTAACGAGGCAGAGAAAAGTCTCTCCGCATCAGAACAactcaagaaacaccagcagagaccCACCGGGAAGAAatctcactgctgctctgactgtgggaaaatATTAAACTCTTCAGTAAAACTTAAAATACATCAAAGAATTCACACTGGAGAAAAACCATTTggctgtactcaatgtgggaatAGTTTTTTTCGGCTACAAACCCTGaaatcacaccagagaatacacactggggagaaaccttacagctgtgatcaatgtgggaagagttttactcagcttAACAGCCTGATTGTACACCagcggacacacacaggagaaaaatcTTATAGCTGTAGTCAATGTGGTAAGAGTTTTTCTACATCTAGCTATCTAACTATACACCAGAGAacgcacacaggagagaaaccatatagctgtaatcaatgtaggaagagttttactcagctaAACAGCCTGATAGTACACAagcggacacacacaggagagaaaccttttggctgtgatcaatgtggaaagagttttggTACATCTGGCTGCCTGAatacacaccagagaacacacacaggagagaaaccttatacctgtgatcaatgtgggaagagttttggtaCATCTGGCTCCCTGAATACACAccggagaacacacacaggagagaaatcgtaTAGCTGTattcagtgtgggaagagttttactcagctaAACAGCCTGATAGTACACCagcggacacacacaggagagaaaccttatagctgtgaacAATGTGGGAAGGGTTTTACTACATCTAGCCAGCTGACTTTACACCAGAgaatacatacaggagagaaaccttatagctgtgaacaatgtgggaagagttttactacatctagccagctaactatacaccagagaacacacacaggacatactctttatagctgtactcaatgtgggaagagtttttctACATCTAGTTATCTaactatacaccagagaacacacacaggagagaaaccatttagctgtaatcaatgtgggagGAATTTTACTTGGCTCAACAGCCtggtatcacaccagagaacacacacaggagaaaaacctcatagctgtaatcaatgtgggaagagatacTCTGATAAGAGATCTCTGActaaacatcagaaaatacatgttgttgtttcatga